In Sorghum bicolor cultivar BTx623 chromosome 10, Sorghum_bicolor_NCBIv3, whole genome shotgun sequence, one genomic interval encodes:
- the LOC110431275 gene encoding uncharacterized protein LOC110431275 isoform X1: MFEVDAKQGGVGDGDARRGTNHPIDPVTKLPLLICPDCKDINFVAYTVRKPDSPNLGRRFFKCPRNNPGVDKLCSRFYFQEEYERYILAATTDHGVIQEAEVTLSTDLSPTDQENLAEVVGDRDYHSEPEPNQSSEPANSFAKDGTVSTVSSKQSQEIGLYESSAMFWMKFIATQLLILNFLVFLLVVIAISV, encoded by the exons ATGTTTGAAGTGGACGCTAAACAAGGTGGCGTTGGTGACGGAGATGCGCGTCGAGGGACCAACCATCCCATCGATCCCGTTACAAAGTTGCCACTTCTGATATGCCCTGATTGCAAAGACATAAATTTTGTTGCATACACTGTACGCAAACCTGACAGTCCTAACCTAGGGAGGAGGTTCTTCAAATGTCCTCGGAACAATCCTGGG GTTGATAAACTATGTTCTAGGTTCTACTTTCAGGAAGAATACGAACGATACATTCTAGCCGCAACAACAGATCATGGAGTCATCCAGGAAGCTGAAGTCACTCTTTCTACAGATCTGTCGCCCACTGATCAAGAGAACCTTGCAGAAGTTGTTGGTGATAGGGACTACcattctgaacctgaacccaatCAGTCGTCTGAACCTGCCAATTCATTTGCCAAGGATGGAACTGTTTCCACGGTCTCTTCTAAACAATCTCAGGAAATCGGACTGTATGAATCTTCTGCTATGTTCTGGATGAAGTTCATTGCAACTCAGTTGCTTATATTGAACTTCCTGGTGTTCCTCCTAGTTGTTATTGCTATTAGTGTGTAG
- the LOC110431275 gene encoding uncharacterized protein LOC110431275 isoform X2, giving the protein MFEVDAKQGGVGDGDARRGTNHPIDPVTKLPLLICPDCKDINFVAYTVRKPDSPNLGRRFFKCPRNNPGEEYERYILAATTDHGVIQEAEVTLSTDLSPTDQENLAEVVGDRDYHSEPEPNQSSEPANSFAKDGTVSTVSSKQSQEIGLYESSAMFWMKFIATQLLILNFLVFLLVVIAISV; this is encoded by the exons ATGTTTGAAGTGGACGCTAAACAAGGTGGCGTTGGTGACGGAGATGCGCGTCGAGGGACCAACCATCCCATCGATCCCGTTACAAAGTTGCCACTTCTGATATGCCCTGATTGCAAAGACATAAATTTTGTTGCATACACTGTACGCAAACCTGACAGTCCTAACCTAGGGAGGAGGTTCTTCAAATGTCCTCGGAACAATCCTGGG GAAGAATACGAACGATACATTCTAGCCGCAACAACAGATCATGGAGTCATCCAGGAAGCTGAAGTCACTCTTTCTACAGATCTGTCGCCCACTGATCAAGAGAACCTTGCAGAAGTTGTTGGTGATAGGGACTACcattctgaacctgaacccaatCAGTCGTCTGAACCTGCCAATTCATTTGCCAAGGATGGAACTGTTTCCACGGTCTCTTCTAAACAATCTCAGGAAATCGGACTGTATGAATCTTCTGCTATGTTCTGGATGAAGTTCATTGCAACTCAGTTGCTTATATTGAACTTCCTGGTGTTCCTCCTAGTTGTTATTGCTATTAGTGTGTAG